The stretch of DNA TGtaatctgtgtgttgtttgttcccattgttgctttatcttggccaggttgcaagttgtaaatgagaacttgtttctaaCTGGCTACTGGTTAATACAGAATGAGCAAGACGACAGGATCTTTATTGTTCAATCAGGTGAGCCCCTCTCTCTAACCAGAATCGAAAGAAAGACAGGATTTTAGTGTTCAACAGGTGAGCCCTCTCTCTACCAAGATGAGAAGAAGACGGAATCTTTATTGTTCAAAGTAAGCCACTACTCGTCTACCAGATGAGGGCAAGAAGACAGGATTTTTAATGTTCAATCAACAGGTGAGCCCTCTCTCTACCAGATGAGAAAGAAGACAGGATCTTTAATTGTTCAAACAGGTGAGCCCCTCTCTCTTACAGATGAAGATAGGAGACAGGACTTATTGTTTCAACAGGTGAGCCTTGTGCTCTCTCTAAATACaatgagaaagaaagaaggatttATTGTCAACAGGTTGAGCCTCTCTCTACCGATGGAAGAAAGAAGACAGGATCTTTATTGTTCCCAGGTGAGCCCTCTCTCTACCAGATGAGAAAGAAGACAGGAATCTTTTATTGTTCACAGGTGAGCCCTCTCTTACAGATGAGATCGAAGACCGGATCTTTATTGGTTCAATCAGGTGAGCCCTCTCTCTACCAGATGAGCAAGAAGACAGGATCTGTATTGTTCAACAGGtgagcctctctctctaccagatgAGCAAAGAAAGAAAAGGATTCTTTATTGTTCAACAGGTgaggcctctctctctaccagatgAGATAGAACAGGAGCTTATTGTTCAACAGGTGAGCCCCTACTCTACAGATGAGAAAGAAGACAGGTTTTATGTTCAACAGGTgagcccctctctctacctcagatGAGATTGAAGACAGGATCTTTATTTGTTTCAACCAGGTTGAGCCTCTCTTACCAGATGAGAAAGAAGACAGATTTTATTGTTTCAACAGTGAGCCCTCTCTCTAAGTATGAGATAGAAGACAGGATCTTTTATTGTTCAACAGGTGAGCCCTCTTCTACCAGATGAGAAATAAGACAGACAGGATCTTTCTTGTTCAAGCGTGAGCCCTCTCCTCTACAATGAGAAAGAAGACAGGATCTTATTTGTTCAACGGTGAGCCCTCTCTCTAAACCAGATGAGAAGAAGACAAGGATTTTATTGTTTCAACCGGTGAGTCTCTTCTACAGATGAGAAAGAAGACAGGATCTTTTATTGTTCAACAGGTGAGCCCTCTCTCTACCAGATGAGAAGAAGACCAGGATCTTTATTGTTCAACGTGAGCCCCTCTCTCTACAATGAGAAAGAAGACAGGATTTTATTGTTAACAGGTGAGCCCCTCTCTCTACAGAGTGAGATGAAGACCAAGGACTTTATGTTCAACAGGTGAgctccctctctctaccagatGGAAAGAATACAGGATCTTTATTGTTCAACAGGTGGCCCTCTCTCTACCCAGATGAGAAAGAAGACAGGATCTTTATTGTTCAACAGGTGAGCCCTCTCTACAGATAGAAAGAAGACAGGAATCTTTTATATTGTTCAACAGTGAGCCTTTCTACCAGATGAGAAAGAAGACAGGATTTTATTGTTCAACAGGTGAGCCCTCTCTCTACGCAGATGGCAAGAAAGCAGGATCTTTATTGTTTTCAACAGGTGAGCCCTCTCTCTACAATGAGCAGAAAGACAGTCTTATTGGTTCAACAGGTGAGGCCCCTTCTCTCTAACCAGATGAGCAAGAGACGGAATCTTAATTGTTCAACAGGTGGAGCCCCTCTCTCCTACCAGATGAGGAAAGAAGGGTAtgtgcttgtgtcatgcacgcgCGACGAAGCATTGATGTTCCACAGAGGCTGCTCACTTCTCAGCACCCTACCAGTAAAAGAAGACTTGCATCTATAGTGTGAGTACACCACAGTTATCCTGCAATTACCTGCGCTCTTCAAAAATCCACAGGTGCGATGCGTTACTGCCACTTTTAACTGCAGTTTCAAAAGGGAAAGGTATTGTTAGAGCAGCAACTCTGCTTTATGTATGCGACTTCACCTTTCAGGATAAACACTGTGTGAAAACAAAGGAGACGGATGGTgggcgaggggagagagagggagagtggtctGTGCATGAACACTATGTTCAACACATATTGTAAAATAATGTAGCAATCTTTGCCGTACGACCATAAAAGATTACGGTCAGTGCGTAGTAAATAAAGTGGCGCAAGTCAAGACTACTGACACATAAAGGTATGCGTCAAAGATGACACccgtttttttactgcagtaccTTTGTGCAGTGATAATTGGCAGTCGTTATTCTGCATTAAATGCGCAAACACATACCACCAGTCGACTGCAAGGATTCTAACACTTTATATAACTGGGCAATCTTTGTTGTCAAGGGTGTGTAAATTacattaaaaataacaaatgcaTGGTTCAATACGTATTATGCTGATAGCAGCTGTTTAACGATGCCCTTATTCATAGCGACTCATCGCATGGCACGTACAGCAGCTGGTGATATTGCAACGCAGTTAATCGTGAGCATTTCTGTGTCGGTGCTGAAGCTGGGAAAGGTGACGCTAATCTGTCACTTTCCGGTTCGTCTTATCGAAAAGAAATGGGCGGACATGGACGAACTGTTCGGCAGTGATGGGGACAGTGACAGACGAAAAGAGGTGTAGCATTAGCCATCAAATGCTGTTCGCGAAAAGTTAGTTAAACACGGTTAAAGTTACGCTAGATTAATAGCTTTATGGCAGTTACAGCTAGTAAGCTAGCTAATGTGATCTAGCTAAGGCCCGGTTGGCTGATGCTAGCGAAGCTAACGTTAGGTAggttaggtagctaacgttagtaaagAGGACCTTTGAGAATATCCATCAACAACCTAACTAGAACCAAAATAGCCAGTACATACTTGGTCCAGcacattaacgttagctagctaaccaaccaagCTCTCCATAGggcgggcgtgcgtgcgtgcgtagctaacgttagtatttgtgtttatttcacATGCATGTACATTTTCCCTCTGCTGAAAGCTaacatgacagtgtgtgtgtgcagtggtYTCAGCAGTGGCGTCTGGCTCTGGTTCAGGTTCTGAATCTGAGCCGGAGATGCCTCGGTCCCGTTCCCATAGTAACGTCTCCGGCAGCGACAGCGGGAGAGACGATGATGGACAAGACGGGGTAAAGCCCAACACCAAGGTGAGGTCCAGTTgtttcagtacatacacacacaggaaacactcTTAGCCTCAATAATGACATGGTATAACTCTATGAACCAGGAGCTGTTTGGGGATGACAGTGAAGAGGAACGCCATAGCCGACACAGCGACAACCAATCAAACCTGTCAGAACGCTCAGGACACCAGTCGGACGCCAGCATGCACTCGGAGCCCGAGGACAATGACCAGTCAGACGCGGAGCAGCACAGTGGGTCGGAGAGARGGCCCCAGGAGGAAGATGGAGATCKAAGGTCAGAGGCAGGCAGTCCAATATCGGGGGCGGGGAGCCCCAGGTCTGGGAGGGGCAGTGCTCGCTCTGAGAAGAGGTGAGGAGGAAAGATTATGGAATGGTTTTatataggctagtgctttttcaCCTGGTATTGAAAGCACTTTGAGTGAAAACAAATTTCATTGGAATGTACGTAATGCATAATAACTTGTTTTCCCGCCAGTATCCATAGCGACCCCGGCTCCCCCCACTCGGCGCCAGGCACCCCCCAGTCGGCGCCCGGGACCCCCCAGTCGGCGCCCGGGACCCCCCAGTCGGCGCCCGGGACCCCCCTGTCGGCACCCGGCACCCCCCAGGCGGCCCCCCAGTCTGTTCCCGGCACCCCCCACTCGGCGCCAGGCACCCCCCACTCGGCGCCCGGGACCCCCCAGTCGGCCCCCCAGTCTGTTCCTGGCACCCCCCAGTCGGCGCCCGGCACCCCCCTGTCAGACCCCGGCACCCCCCTGTCAGACCCCGGCACCCCCCTGTCAGACCCCGGYACCCCCCACTCAGGKCACGGCACCCCCCACTCAGATGGGGAGGGGTCAGGCAAGGAGAACCAATCAGATGATGAAAAGTGGGGAGCAGGGGCTAAGAGTGACCAatcagaggatgaggaggaggagaagaagcggCACCAATCGGACGAAGAGCGAGAGAATTCTGATGAGGACGGGGCGGGGCACAGGAGCAGGAAGAAGTCAGGTAttgaagaaagtgtgtgtgtgtgtgtgtgtggtgtctgaagGACCTTCCTCTAGCCACTCACTAGATCAATCTTGGAGTTTGAAAAGAAAACCGTTGCCACCTTCAGTAACATCTGCTTTACTATTGTATTCATGTGCTCTATCAGGCTTTATCAATATGATGTTGTTGTATCACATCCTATATGCCATTGTTTACTgctgtgcccttgaacaaggcacttaaccccccacaacagcAGCTCCCCGGGAACCCAGTCTGGCAGCCCCCCTcccatttggggagtttctcccgttcttctctgcagatcctctcaagttctgtcaggtcggatggggagcatcgctgcacagattttttcaggtctccagagatgttggatcgggttcatgtccgggctttggctgggccccTCAARgacattcagacttgtcccaaagtcactcctgcgttgtcttggctgtgtgcttagggtcgttgtcctgttggaaggtgaaccttcgccccaggctgaggtcctgagcactttggaacaggttttcatcaagggattctctgtactttgctcctttcatctttccctcgatcctgactagtctcccagtccctgccgctgaaaaacatccccacagcatgatgctgccaccaccatgcttcaccgtagggatggtgccaggtttcatccagacgtgacacttggcattcaggccaaagagttcaatcttggtttcatcaaaccagagaatattgtttctcatggtctgaaagtcctttaggtgccatttggcaaactccaagtgggctgtcatgtgcNNNNNNNNNNNNNNNNNNNNNNNNNCAGTACAGCtgtgttctgaaagaactgcaaaattactagtctgttcaaccctctctttcgtatcgttagCCCCTAAAAGATTGACccagctgccgtggtcatcccctcttcaaagagggagacatttctagacccaaactgttatagacctatccATCGCTCCCTCGCCTTTCGTAAAATCTTCAGAAAGCCAAGTTTAATTAAGCAGattcaccgaccatttcgaatcccacgtaGCCTTTCTTCCAACTATGGCAAATCTGGTTTGAGAGCTGGTcattggtgcacctcagccacgctcagtcCTAAAGGATATCATAACCtcccatcgataaaagacagtacttgCGCAgggccgtcttcatcgacctggccaaggctttcgactcttcaatcaccgcattcttatgcAGActcaaacagccttggtttctcaatgaactgcctcgcctggttcacccaacttacttctcagatagagttcagtgtgtccaaTCGGCAGGGCCtgtttgtccggacctctggcagtctctatggggtgccacagcggttcaattctcgggcgactAATTTTTAtgttatatatcaatgatgtcgctcttgctgctggttattctttgatccacctctacgcagacgaactATTCCCGTATACATCTGGGCCTGCTTTGGACACAGAAACTCCAAAACGCGGCTTCATcaaacgccatacaacactcaatTCTGTGGCCTCCAAacgcttttaaatgctagtaaatctaagtgcatgctcttcaaccgattgctgcccgcaccctcccgccgaCTAGcatctggatggttctgactagaatatgtggacaactacaaatacctaggtgttagTTTAGACTGtcactctcctccagactcacattaagcatccaatccaaaatgaaatctagaaattggcttcctattttgcaaacaAAGCATCCCTTCACTCATTCCTGCCAAACATAACCCTCGTAAAACTTGACTatccctaccgatccttgactttggcgatgtcatttacaaaatattccCCCAACACTcttagctgcagcaaactggaaGTAGCCTATAccattgccatccgttttgtcaccaaagcccccatAATACTACCCACCCTGCGAGCCTGTATGCCCTCATTGGCCTGGCCCTCAATACATACCGTTGCCAAAACAGAActgggctccaggtcatctataagtcttttgcTAGGTAAGCCAATCCTATCCAGCTcatctggtcaccatagcaaaacacccacccgtagcacgtcgCCTCCAaggcaggtatattgcactgggtCATCCAAAAGCCacacacttcctttggctgccttttccttccagtttctctgctgccaatgactggaacgctTGCAAAACTCTCTGAGCTGAAGTCTTATTCTCCTCTCTAAAGCATCAGCTGtcctgagcagcttaccgatcattgtaaCCCTGTACACACCAATCTGTAAAAGC from Salvelinus sp. IW2-2015 unplaced genomic scaffold, ASM291031v2 Un_scaffold5541, whole genome shotgun sequence encodes:
- the leo1 gene encoding LOW QUALITY PROTEIN: RNA polymerase-associated protein LEO1 (The sequence of the model RefSeq protein was modified relative to this genomic sequence to represent the inferred CDS: deleted 1 base in 1 codon); this translates as MPLFIATHRMARTAAGDIATQLIVSISVSVLKLGKVTLICHFPVRLIEKKWADMDELFGSDGDSDRRKECVCAVVSAVASGSGSGSESEPEMPRSRSHSNVSGSDSGRDDDGQDGVKPNTKELFGDDSEEERHSRHSDNQSNLSERSGHQSDASMHSEPEDNDQSDAEQHSGSERXPQEEDGDXRSEAGSPISGAGSPRSGRGSARSEKSIHSDPGSPHSAPGTPQSAPGTPQSAPGTPQSAPGTPLSAPGTPQAAPQSVPGTPHSAPGTPHSAPGTPQSAPQSVPGTPQSAPGTPLSDPGTPLSDPGTPLSDPGTPHSGHGTPHSDGEGSGKENQSDDEKWGAGAKSDQSEDEEEEKKRHQSDEERENSDEDGAGHRSRKKSESAKGSDSEDDFVGRKNKKMASGSDSDSDVGAKKKMASASDSDSDVGAKKKMASASDSDSDVGAKKKMVSASDSDSDVGAKKKMASASDSDSDVGAKKKMATHLSPSLSSGKKQQQTNLFGEADDISTDSDAEKPPTPGQPLDQEDGMEGEQAEEEHVPETRIEVEIPKVSTDLGSDLYFVKLPNFLSVEPRPFDSQYYEDEFEDEEMLDEEGRTRLKLKVENTIRWRAKKDEEGNESRDSNARIVKWSDGRSARARTHTHTHTTARSSEG